The region CACTTCTGATGCGTGCCCGAAAACCGAACGCCCAGGAAAGGGAACAGCTGCGTCGCCAGCGCTCTGAGGCGCGCCTGATCATGGCGCGGTGCAAGGAGCGAGGTTCCCGCCTCTTCTGGAGGCCACTTATCTCTGATCTTATTATATTTCCTTTTTAGGCTTCGAGTATGTGGTTAATCCGCCGGAAATGCCGACGGTTGCCTTTGGCAGAAAAATCAAGAGGTCTCCCAGCGGAACATTCCTCGGCGAGAAGGACATCGAGCCGCCCCCAGGACCAAATCCATTCACGTATGATTGCATGAAGGAAATTGGGTTCAAGGTGAGAATAGGAATAAAAATAATCATTGCAATGAGCCTAGAAACACTAAACTGAAATACTCCTTAGTATCCATCGAAGGCTGGTTTCTCAGCGCTGGCCAGCAAGACATCCCGAATGCCGGCGGCCCGGGACTTGGGATATCCCCCTATCGGCACCTATAACGTGAAGGAATCGCGGGACCAGTATGCCTACACCTTCAACAAGCAGGTGCTCCGCCAAGAGCCCAAGTGGATGTGTCCTGGGTGAGCATCGCATTGATGACAACTTGCCGGTAGAAGATTCTAATGGGCTCTCGACCATTTTTCAGACCCTCCAGCTATATGTACCACATGAAGTACCCCCAGTTGAATGTGGACATGGCGTTTGGAACCCGGAACGTCATCTGGCCGGCGGTGGCTGTGTTCTGTGGCGCCTTCGACACCTCCCAGTGCATGGTGTGTGGCGGGAAGCCGGTGGGCGACTACTTCCATAGCTTCAGCAGCGACAAGGACATATGCCGGAAGTGCATGCACGCCATGCAGGCCGTGATCAAGAAGTGCGACCTGGGCGTGGTGGAGCGATGGTTCAAGCAGCGCGATATCAAGCAGTTTGTGCCCGcccgcagctgcagcttctTCCACGACCACAACGGCACCACGGCCGCCACGGAGAGGACCACGCGCAAGGTGCTGCGCGACAAAATTCGCGTCGAAAACTACCTATATCGCTTCACCCAGAAGACCGTttagaaaatactagaaatacACCGACCAATGGCGACCGGAGCCATTCAATGCATACATTGAAAGTTCTTTGTGTTTTCCTGTTCGAACATTTCAGTCGCATTTCCGGCATCTAGcttcctctctctttggcGTGTGGTAGCTTCCGTTCGAGTAACGGTAACGAGGACGTTGCCAGGTTACGTACACGTGGCCAGGAGAAgccaacagaaacagaaacggacACCGACCCGATCAAGGCCACTTAACAACGGCTGCAGGCCACTGTCAGCCATTCAGAACATTATGGCATTAGAGTCGCCATCAGAGCTCTCATGTCATTTTATGGTTTACTTCCTTTGCATGGGACTAGCAGtggtccagtccagtccagcccGGTCCGGACTTGTCCTTGTCATGGACCACATTTGGCATTTCGTATGCAAGTCAGTCCGTTGCATGTGGCAATTgtggcaggaggaggcagaTCAAGTTACCTACCCTGTGAGGATGCATTCTGCCACGTACTATTTACAGGTTCCGATTAAGTTAGAGCAGAGCTTCGAGCAAGCACTGAATATTGATACTTTCGATACATTCATTTACTAATTGAACAAATGGATTTAttggacatatgtatgtatactttaCTCTCCTGAATCTGAGATATTCTATCAAACTTTTCGTAACATTAATAATGTGTACacttttttgttatatttcgAAACTGAAGTCCTGGATCGGTGATCgattggcaaacaaaaaagaacagccACTGTGATATAAATTGTGCGAAACTTGAACTACATCAGCAGCAACCGTTCCCTTCTTTTtgaacaattttcaatttggcgAATGCGCGGCGGCGGAGATGACAAATCGTTGGACTTGGCCGTGCAACCAAAAAGAACAGCCACTGTGATATAGAAATGTCAAAGATGGGTGGATAAtatatcagcagcagcggttcCCTGCGGTTGGGGACACGGCACGGGGATTTGTCAGTAACTGGAAGCACTGCACAACGCGATTCCTTGGCTGTTTGGCACTTTAGGTACAAAAAGAACAGCCACTGTGATATATCGAGTCGAAGGACATATAGCACAGCAACTATTCTCTCTACTTCAAAGGCTGGTGTGGTCTCCATCGCTGAGTGTTTCGTTTCCCATGTGTGGCTGTGGGCGCAGACATGCGCTATAAAGGAAAATCACTGTGATATGTAACGGTGAATTAACGCATATCACAACGATCGTTCCTTTTAGCGTATGGCCCCTAGGAAGTTGGGAACTAATCAATGACACTGGGATGGATGTgagggtgggtgtgggtgttggtgtgggtgtggttgTGGTAGGTAGTGCTGCAAATGCCACAACGAACTTCAATGGTTGTCTAGCTTTATGATCAGAGAAATCACCTAAGGCTGGACGACCAAAGAAACTAATTGCAACCACAATAAGGTATCAACTCGTGGAGTGTACACAAACTTTGTCACTTTTGTCACTTTCGTCACTGGTTGGCCATGTTGAACATTCTAAAATTATAGCACGAGTGTTCGGTCTAGTCACTTCGCTTGATCGGAACCCTGGTAAAAAGCGACCAAACCGACAATCgccatttaattttaaaatttgtcTTCTTTTTCTGCGACACACACACTTTATCGCCATTCTTGTACACTTGTTGGCGGGGCTGCAATCCTGAGACACACTTTGCCCAGTGATGAGGATGATCACGTAGACATAACTGCACAAAATGCATCCCAGGATCGTTGCCTCGGTATCGTCGTTCACAATGTGCGCTGAGACGCTCGCTGATCGCTTACTGTGGGATTATAAGACAAACTTCACCCAGTGCTGCAAGCAAGTTGGCAAAACTGAACAAAGTTTATCGTATAATAGTTCCGAGAtagttcgttttttttctttttctccttCACTTCGGGCACCTCACACCCTGAAGATGCGTTGCTAACTGATGATTTATCTGCCGGACATCGTATCTTTTATACAGGATCGAGCAGGCAGTCCTGCCCTGCTGAGGTGGCTGAGATCTTGTTACCTGTGGGCGGCAGGCGGACGGCCGATGATACCTGTGTAAGGACTGAGATGCTTTTCCGCGAATTCGCCGCCGTCTCGCGACCTTCGACGACGGCGTTCGTCAAAATTTTGCAACTTAATCCATGGCCATAAACGGATTAATACGAGTACAGCTCCGCTTCAGGGAAAAACGCGCAGCTGTGTCGCGCACAAATTCGCAGAAGTGCAATTAGGTTAGGCCCACAAGACAAAAGAAGGGATCGCCGCTTCGACTGGTTAATTTGGCAGTTATCGGGAAGCATGTGTCGTGGTACTTGGAACACGGTACTTAGGTATGACAGCAACGCAATCCCGCATAgagcacgagtacgagtacttcCAGAAGTCTTTCACCGTCTAAAGCAACCTGGTGTGGTGACTGTACCCGCACACAAAGGGCTTAACGCAGTTTTCATCGGCTCAATGCAATCGAAGTGTCCTTGATGCCGGCCATGTTTAAGTGGCTTAAATTCCCACCGGTGGAAAAGACAAAATATTGCTCTTTTTGAAGACGTTGTCCCTGGTTTTTCCATTTGGCGTTGACCAATCAGCTGTGATACCGAATAAAAGATCAGATTTAATGAATTACAAATGagtttatttaactttttagtGGAGTACATATTCTTTCTTACAAATTTCTTACAAAGTTTTGTAATATCATTGCTACTTTAGTAAACGTACTTCTAATATCGAATTTTCTATACGTCAGTCTCGCAGTTTGTACGAGTCTTATGTCACATTCTGTTCTAAACACATTAGGAAAACAATACGTtaatacaatatttaaaaCAACTTCAATTATTCTAAAACCACGGCTTTTACATTGGATTGACCATTCTCAAGCAGATAAGTGAACAAAATGCATAGCATCGGAATACTCAGTATGCTCTTTATCGCTCTGGCAGTAGTAGTCGTGAGTTAGACCCAAACTTGTGTTCGATCTTAACTTATGTGCCCAAACACCACAGTGCCTGAGAGTGAACGAATTCGTGGCTATGCCACTGTCCATATCCAAGCCGAATCGTGGGAATTTCGCATCCACACCAGTGGCGGAGGGTAAGATTGAAACCAGCACGGAACGCGGACAGGGGAACCTGAGCCTGGTTAGCAATGATAAGGTCTGGGGCATATGGATGAATCAGAAACCCCACAGGAAGATACAAAAGCTGATCGAGGCCGGCTTGCTCGCCGGTGGCGTCTCGGGGAACACAACCAATACACCCACCACACGCCACACAACCAGCCACACAGCGGACAGCACCATCAAGCTAGCAATGAATTCTAGTGTACCGACGATGAATGATTTGAGACTTTTTGAAGGGCCTGTAAGCGTGAGAGCAGGCGCTGGAGGAGGCGGGGGAGACGGTGGAGGCGGTGaaggcggcggaggcggcgaagGCGGCGGAGAAGGCGCACATAGACCTGGCGGCAAGGAGCTAACCGTGAAAATTCCAATGGTTAAAAAGAATCAGTACGGTCAGTGGGTGTTCGATCCATGGGCCGCCACCTTTGGGGTCATGTTTTTAGATACTCGCTTCGCCGCAAGGGCCGCTCACACTCTGCCACGGGTGGTCGTCGACTCGAATCCAATCATAGAATACTTTCCGCGCAAAAAGAAATTGGAGCAAATCTGTGCTAACAAGAGCACCATTTACAAAGTTGACCTTGTCAATGACTGGCTAATGCGCCACCTCTCCAAAACGAAGTTCAAGTTTCGACCCTTCCAAATGGGCTTGCGGAGAACAGCGTATAATACAGGATTTTCCGAGTTGTGCCACACCGAATTTTACAACGAACTGGTCGATTACCTTCTGTGCCAGATACTACGCAATCAGAGAATGGAATCTGTGCTACCCAAGTATTCATTACAGCAGATAGCCATATCCTAATCTCCATGAACCATTACGATTACATTGCGATAGAGCATATGCATACCCACTCAAATAAAATGTGAAATAAAACGGttatttggtttggtttttttgttagctttcgctgtatattttttttctggtttatttggtaaaattaaatcaatatcttcatttcattttgcaattctttgtttgcttgttaTTACCTTTTTTCAGATATCTTTTTCTTAGAAAAACGAACATAATTGTTTCAAATTTTCAGCGTTGTACAACTAGAAGGAGAAGAAAACAAATGTTGAAAACTAGAAGATGGAAAATTATAAAGGAATCTTCTCAATTGATTCATAGTTCTTGCTGCAGCTGTCCTGCTTCTGGTTGTCCGTCCACGGCGCTGACTCCTTCTCCACCTCTACGCACTCCTCAAACCAGCTGTGGGGAAGTAAAAAAGATAGATGTACAACATATTATTATTTGGACATGCTAGCGAAATCGTTCTCAGTCGCTAAAAAGTGGCTGAAATCGGATGATGATGTCGCAAGTAATCTGTTGATTTCTATATGCATTGTGTTCATTTTACAATTGGGTATCGGAACGGAACGTTAGCGTCAGTTCGTTGAATGAATAATGTTCAACATAACTCTGAAGTGTAGTGTAATCGAAACCTGCGGGCAAAACAGACGGGCATTAGCATTTTGAATATCAGAATTGTAAGAACTCCCCTCCACTCACCGCTTTGTGTAAAATATGTTGGGCTTCCACTTGGGCTGGGCATCAATGCCAAGAAAATTAATGGGGGAGAATAACTATGATAACTAATCCTTAAATGGTATGTGTTATAGCTTTTTACACTGCAAAGATACATTAAGGGATATTCAGTATATTAGTTAAATAAATCTGTTGTCTAAGAACTCTTCATTACAGATTAGCATATCGTTTTGTTTATCACCAAACAGCAGACCCTTTTTACATAAAGTGTGCTTGGTATTCTGAAATTCACAAGTATATCACTTAACCCTTCAACTTGAGTGGAACATGTGAATCTCTGAACTTGTATTCAAATTTAAGCCAACCAAAATTTCGCTCAATAAATGGAATGTCTCTTAAAAGGTCTTCCAATCGTTTATTTACTTTACGAAGCTTTAACTATATTGCATACAGATCTATGAAGAAAATGTACCTACATATCTGATGATTCtagaacaaaataaacaaaaccaacGACTGGATTCATTGAcggaaaaaatataaaataatttcgaaaataaaaataccaaaaaagtgtagtttttcttttgttttatcgtttaattactttttttaAAAGTATGAATTTAATCATTTCTAGAGCATTGTCTCTGGAAAATGTGtttgtaatttttgtataacTAAGAAACTGATTGATTGCTTAAATCCTTTTCCCTCACTCGTAGAGCCGGAGGAGGTGAGCTGAGTGAAATACTG is a window of Drosophila pseudoobscura strain MV-25-SWS-2005 chromosome 3, UCI_Dpse_MV25, whole genome shotgun sequence DNA encoding:
- the LOC4804950 gene encoding uncharacterized protein isoform X1, which encodes MRARKPNAQEREQLRRQRSEARLIMARCKERGFEYVVNPPEMPTVAFGRKIKRSPSGTFLGEKDIEPPPGPNPFTYDCMKEIGFKYPSKAGFSALASKTSRMPAARDLGYPPIGTYNVKESRDQYAYTFNKQVLRQEPKWMCPGPSSYMYHMKYPQLNVDMAFGTRNVIWPAVAVFCGAFDTSQCMVCGGKPVGDYFHSFSSDKDICRKCMHAMQAVIKKCDLGVVERWFKQRDIKQFVPARSCSFFHDHNGTTAATERTTRKVLRDKIRVENYLYRFTQKTV
- the LOC4804950 gene encoding uncharacterized protein isoform X2, encoding MEGFEYVVNPPEMPTVAFGRKIKRSPSGTFLGEKDIEPPPGPNPFTYDCMKEIGFKYPSKAGFSALASKTSRMPAARDLGYPPIGTYNVKESRDQYAYTFNKQVLRQEPKWMCPGPSSYMYHMKYPQLNVDMAFGTRNVIWPAVAVFCGAFDTSQCMVCGGKPVGDYFHSFSSDKDICRKCMHAMQAVIKKCDLGVVERWFKQRDIKQFVPARSCSFFHDHNGTTAATERTTRKVLRDKIRVENYLYRFTQKTV
- the LOC4804951 gene encoding uncharacterized protein, whose translation is MHSIGILSMLFIALAVVVCLRVNEFVAMPLSISKPNRGNFASTPVAEGKIETSTERGQGNLSLVSNDKVWGIWMNQKPHRKIQKLIEAGLLAGGVSGNTTNTPTTRHTTSHTADSTIKLAMNSSVPTMNDLRLFEGPVSVRAGAGGGGGDGGGGEGGGGGEGGGEGAHRPGGKELTVKIPMVKKNQYGQWVFDPWAATFGVMFLDTRFAARAAHTLPRVVVDSNPIIEYFPRKKKLEQICANKSTIYKVDLVNDWLMRHLSKTKFKFRPFQMGLRRTAYNTGFSELCHTEFYNELVDYLLCQILRNQRMESVLPKYSLQQIAIS